A single genomic interval of Macadamia integrifolia cultivar HAES 741 chromosome 6, SCU_Mint_v3, whole genome shotgun sequence harbors:
- the LOC122081927 gene encoding growth-regulating factor 3-like codes for MNSTSAATGSRPPFTASQWQELEHQALIFKYLMAGLPVPSDLVLPIRKSFESMSARFFHPSTMGYCSFYGKKVDPEPGRCKRTDGKKWRCSKDAYADSKYCERHMHRGRNRSRKPVETQTISPSSSTVTSLTATGSSSGSAGGGGGSSGGGFQSLPLHSISNPQAHCSGSNLSQLQMEHVSSYGIGSKDYRYLHGLKSDVDEHSFFSEASGSLRGIGMDSSLDSTWRLMPSRVSSFPPSKSRNGSILEAEYPHQLHSLQDLSHETITASLAKQQQHCFFGNEFGSSEPVTVKQEVQSLRPFFDEWPKTRDSWSDLEDERSNRTSFSTTQLSISIPMASSDFSAASSQSPNDD; via the exons atgaacaGTACGTCGGCGGCAACCGGAAGCCGACCGCCGTTCACGGCATCGCAGTGGCAGGAACTCGAGCATCAAGCTTTGATCTTTAAGTATTTAATGGCAGGTTTACCAGTTCCATCTGATCTCGTTCTCCCTATTCGGAAGAGCTTCGAATCCATGTCGGCGAGGTTCTTCCACCCTTCGACCA TGGGCTATTGTTCCTTCTATGGTAAGAAGGTAGACCCAGAGCCGGGTAGATGTAAGAGGACCGATGGGAAGAAGTGGAGGTGCTCCAAAGACGCCTACGCGGATTCCAAGTACTGTGAGCGGCACATGCACAGAGGCCGCAACCGTTCAAGAAAGCCTGTGGAAACGCAAACTATCTCTCCGTCGTCGTCGACGGTTACTTCACTTACCGCCACAGGTAGCAGCAGTGGCAGTGCTGGTGGCGGCGGTGGCAGTAGTGGTGGAGGCTTCCAGAGCCTGCCCTTGCACTCAATCAGCAATCCTCAGGCGCACTGTTCTGGAAGCAATCTATCCCAGTTGCAGATGGAGCATGTCTCCTCCTATGGGATTGGTAGCAAAGATTACAG GTATCTCCATGGATTAAAATCTGATGTGGATGAGCATAGTTTCTTCTCAGAAGCTTCTGGAAGTTTAAGGGGCATTGGGATGGACTCTTCTCTGGATAGCACATGGCGTCTGATGCCATCAAGAGTCTCCTCATTCCCTCCATCAAAATCCAGAAATGGCTCCATATTGGAGGCTGAATACCCCCACCAGCTGCACTCCTTGCAAGATCTCAGCCATGAAACGATTACTGCTTCACTGGCAAAGCAACAGCAACATTGTttctttggcaatgaatttgggTCATCAGAGCCTGTAACTGTAAAACAGGAAGTTCAGTCTCTTCGACCATTTTTTGATGAGTGGCCGAAGACCAGAGATTCATGGTCCGATCTTGAAGATGAAAGGTCAAACAGGACTTCATTCTCCACAACTCAGCTCTCTATTTCCATTCCAATGGCATCCTCAGACTTCTCTGCTGCAAGTTCTCAATCGCCCAATG ATGATTGA